The following are encoded together in the Candidatus Acidiferrales bacterium genome:
- the rsmG gene encoding 16S rRNA (guanine(527)-N(7))-methyltransferase RsmG: YTEMLVRWNRRINLTGIREPVEIWRRHFGESFYLARLVDLGSGRLVDIGSGAGFPGLALKLVCPSLDVTLLEAVGKKAAFLAEVVRQLGLKRVEIVRQRWEEWRKGKSTGAVDFITLRGIGDQECIVDDAAHLLRRGGRIILLVSALDAVRIAESSSLYDWRSEKIPGAQRSVVLIGCRT; this comes from the coding sequence TACACAGAAATGCTTGTCCGGTGGAACCGGCGTATCAACTTGACCGGGATTCGAGAGCCGGTCGAGATCTGGCGGCGCCATTTCGGTGAATCGTTCTATCTGGCACGGCTGGTGGATCTCGGTTCGGGCCGCTTGGTGGACATCGGGAGTGGCGCCGGCTTCCCGGGTCTTGCTCTAAAGCTTGTGTGCCCGTCGCTTGATGTGACCTTGCTCGAAGCGGTGGGCAAGAAGGCAGCCTTTCTGGCTGAAGTTGTCCGGCAGCTTGGCTTGAAGCGTGTAGAGATTGTCCGCCAGCGCTGGGAGGAGTGGAGGAAAGGGAAAAGCACTGGCGCGGTCGATTTCATCACGCTGCGTGGCATAGGCGACCAGGAGTGCATTGTTGATGATGCCGCCCATCTCCTGAGGCGGGGCGGGCGCATCATCCTGCTCGTTTCGGCCCTGGATGCGGTTCGCATCGCGGAGTCCAGTTCCCTTTATGACTGGCGGAGTGAAAAGATCCCCGGTGCACAAAGGAGCGTCGTCCTGATAGGCTGTCGCACCTAG